One stretch of Candidatus Neomarinimicrobiota bacterium DNA includes these proteins:
- a CDS encoding CoA-binding protein — protein MAYRELKARGYRLFPIHPAAESLEGDRCYPNLSTLPETVGGVLIVVPPDQTAQVVRDITAAGISRVWMQQGAESQAAIRYCQKNGISTVHGECILMFAEPLKFYHKPHRWLWRLLGKLPR, from the coding sequence ATGGCCTACCGCGAGCTCAAGGCCAGGGGCTACCGCCTCTTCCCCATCCACCCCGCAGCCGAAAGCCTCGAGGGCGACCGCTGCTACCCCAACTTGAGCACCCTCCCGGAAACCGTCGGCGGTGTGCTCATCGTCGTTCCGCCGGATCAGACCGCGCAGGTAGTCCGGGACATTACCGCCGCCGGCATCAGCCGGGTCTGGATGCAGCAGGGTGCCGAGTCGCAGGCTGCCATCCGCTACTGCCAGAAAAACGGCATCAGCACCGTGCACGGCGAGTGCATCCTCATGTTCGCCGAACCCCTGAAGTTCTACCACAAACCCCACCGCTGGCTCTGGCGGCTGCTGGGCAAGCTGCCCCGGTAA